The nucleotide sequence ATGGTAGGTACCCTGCTTTCGGGTGTGGTGGGACTGATTTGGTTGGTAAAAGTCGAGAAAACACTGGCGGAAGGGTAGAAGACAAAGTCCAAAAGAAAAGACCGTATCCTGCTTGGATACGGTCTTTTCTTTTGGAATACCTCAATCTGGTTTTTTCCTACACTCTTTTGAGCTCGAGTGTATAGGTGTAGGTTACACCCGCGTCAACCTCCTGTTGTGATAGGCTCATGGTGCTTTTGTTGACGCTGAGATCATACTCTGTACGGTCAGTACCCGTGGTTAAAATGAGTTTGTTCCCTTCCACCTTCCAGGTGGTGGTCTCTTCGATTCCTACCTGATCTGAGGCAGTTTCTTCTGCGCTTTCACAACCAGCCGGAGCTTTGCCATCAATCGTTCCATCCCCTTTGAAGATTAGCGTGAGTCGCGTAAAACAGTCATTTCCGGCTAATGCGTTAATAAGCGGAACAAAGTCGGTGATACCGTTTTGGGCCGGAGATACTTTGATGCCCGTAATTTGCCAGTTGCCTTCTACCCCGTCGCTACCGCTGGGCGAGGGGTCTGAATCCTTTTTGCAGCCAACCAGGGCTGCCATGACCAGAAGGGCCATAAGCAATGTGGTATGTACCGAACCACGTGTTGATAATAGGGAATTTTTCATAACTAATACAAATAGATTTAATGGACAGTTGAACTAATTTACAATATTATTCAAATAGGATGCGAAAGGTACTAATGGATTATTGAATGGCGAAACACAATAAGTAGTCGGGCCAATATTTTAAGTAAAAGGTTAACCGATCGATCGGCACTGAGGCTATGTAAAAAATAGGTTTAACAACCGCTCGGCCGCGGACAACGGGAGTTCTTCGCCTGCTTGTACGGACCGCTCGGCGGCCAGCCACTGTGCCCTGATTTCGGGATGATTCAGAAATCGCTCTTCCAAGGCCTGACGGATATGACTTTTCAACCAATCCAGATTTTGGTTCTGTCGGTTTTTGGTAAAAAAACCATTTTGTCGGGTGAAGCTTTCGTACCGCTGCATCGTTTCCCAAACATTTTCAATCCCCTCCTTTTCCAAAGCTGAACACGTTACCACCCGAGTAGTCCAGCCCGATTCAGCCACCGGAAACAGATGCAAAGCATTCTGGTATTCGTTGACTGCCCGCTCCGCCACGGAGCGATTGGGTCCGTCGGCTTTGGTGATTGCAATCGCATCGGCCATTTCCATGATGCCCTTCTTGATACCCTGCAATTCATCACCCGCACCCGCCAGCATCAGCAGCAGAAAAAAATCCGTCATTTCATGTACCAACGTTTCGGACTGACCTACCCCCACGGTTTCGATGAGAAGTACCTCGAAGCCCGCTGCTTCGCACAGCAGCATCGCTTCGCGGGTACGGTACGCCACCCCCCCGAGCGAACCGCCCGCCGCCGAAGGGCGAATGTACGCCAGTGGGTTATGAGAAAGGGTTTCCATGCGAGTTTTATCGCCCAGAATACTTCCGCCCGAACGTTGGCTGCTGGGATCTACGGTCAGCACGGCCACCGTTTTACCCAGTGAGGTGATATGCTGGCCAAATGCTTCGATGAAGGTGCTTTTACCTACCCCAGGTACCCCCGTGATTCCGATCCGGAACGAATGGCCCGTATACGGAAGGACGCCTTCCAACACCCGCTGGGCCAAGGCGCGGTCAGTGGGCAATCGACTTTCGATCAGGGTAATGGCCTGACTCAGGATAGACCGGTTCCGGGCCAGAATTCCTTCTATATACAAGTCAACGGTAAGGCGGGGGCGCATCGAAAGAGTTTTGGATACCGGACTAGCTTCGTCTTTCTGACAAAAATATGGGGTTTTTTATCAAAATAGCTTTCTGAAAAAAGCAGTATCTGGTTTGGGGGGCTGAAACTTAGAATCTAAAATTCCGCCTTCCTTTTCTGCAAAAAAGCCTCCGCCCAAACCAAATCTTCGGGGGTGGTGATTTTGATATTTTCGTAAGACCCTTCGATAAGATGGATAGGGTACCCTGCCTGTTCCAACACACTAGCGCAGTCAGTGAAATGAGGCATCGGCTCTGCTTGGAAGGCCTGCCGCATCCAGTCGAGGCGAAAGGTCTGAGGGGTTTGCACCAGGCGGTAGGCGGTGCGGTCTACGGATTGATTACCGCCGTCGGGCAGTAGCTGCCGGGCCGAGTCTTTGAGCGGTACACAGGTTACGGCAGTTCCGGCATCAGAAGCTTTCCTGAAACTTGCCGCTACTATTTCTGTGGATATAAAAGGCCGTACCCCATCGTGTACGGCCACAAAACCTTCCGGAGCATGAATACGGGCGAGGCCATTCCGCACGGAGTGAAACCGCGTTTCTCCCCCGACCACCAGTTGATAATCGAGCACAAAATCGTAATGAGTGCACAGGGTTTTCCAGGATTCAACCTGATTTTCGGGCAAAACGAGGATGATCGACAGTTGCTCGGAGTAAGCCCGAAAAGCCGCCAGCGTATGCATCAGGACCGGACGGCCGCCTATGGGCAGAAACTGCTTGGGCAGATCGCTGTTCATGCGGCTCCCGCTGCCGCCCGCGACGATGATGGCAAATTGATTCAGTGGATAATGAACAGTTGACCGCGGAGCGTTGATGTACCCAATATAATTTAGTTTATTTATTTTTAATAAATGACTGATTTTGAGAATTTTATAAAGCTAGTGTGGGAGCCTGTGCCAAAATAAATTTGCCAAAGCATCCCCTGTCAGCCAGCTGTCAACTCATAGAATCAGCATCGCGTCGCCGTACGTGAAAAACTTATATTTCTCCTTAATGGCTAATTTGTAGGCTTCTTTGATCAATTCATTGCCTCCGAATGCACGGGCTGACATCAGGAGGATAGATTCCGGCAGATGGAAGTTGGTGATCATGGAATTGGCGAGCTTGAACTCGTAGGGGGGGAAAATAAACCGATCCGTCCAACCTTCCACACTTTTCAGATGTCCGCTGGCTGAAACCGACGATTCAATGGCTTTCAATGAGGTGGTACCTACGGCACACACGCGCTTGTCGGCGTCCAACGCCGCATTGACAATATCTACACTGGGCTGGGTGATCTGGAAGTTCTCCGAGTCGGTTTTGTGCTTGGTCAAGTCTTCCACATCTACTGAGCGGAAGGTACCCAGGCCCACGTGGAGTGTAATAGGAGCAAAGCCTACACCCTTGATTTCCAGGCGTTTCATAATGGCCTTGGTGAAGTGGGTACCTGCAGTAGGCGCAGCCACGGCACCGACATGCTCGGCGTAGATCGTCTGGAACCTTTCGCGATCGGCATTCTCCACCTTGCGGCGTGAGATGATCTCAGGTGGTAGCGGAGTTTCGCCCAATTGATCCACGAGTTTCATGAAGTCGTCGTGCGAGCCATCGTAGAGGAAGCGGATCGTACGGCCCCGCGAGGTGGTATTGTCGATGACTTCGGCCACCAGGTCGCTGTCTCCGAAATATAGTTTGTTTCCTACCCGAATCTTACGGGCGGGGTCTACCAGTACGTCCCAAAGGCGCATGTCGCGATTCAATTCCCGCAGGAGAAAAACCTCGATTTTGGCACCGGTTTTTTCTTTCTGGCCAAACAGGCGGGCTGGAAAAACTTTGGTGTTATTAATTACCATCACATCGCCATCATCGAAATAGTCCACGATGTCGCCGAAGGTCTTGTGTTCAAATTTTCCGGTATCACGATGTACGACCATCAGGCGCGATTCGCCCCGGTCGGCAGGATGGAGGGCAATTAAACTTTGGGGAAGGTCAAACTTAAATTCGGATAGCTTCATAGCTTTTTATCAGCAATATATAATGTTCAAACAGGGTGCGTCAAGGTGCCGAGGTAGGCGGAGACAGGTACCTGGTGCCGCCCAAGGTGGCACCCACACAAAAATAAGACCGCAAAAATACGTAAATTTTGGGAAGAATTTCGTAGCATTTTCTCACCCCCCCCGAGATTTCCATTTACTGGTGGTACCTGCGGCGGCTACCGGTGGCCGGGAGGCAGGTACCTTTGCCATAAAACGGGCAGTTAGCAGAGCGGCCAATTCCTGTACGAAGGGTTCAGGTTCGGACTTTAGATTTTCAGATGTAAAGTATTTGCTCACAAAGTGGGTATCGAATTTCCCCGAACGAAACGCTTCATGTTCCATGACAAAGCGACAAAAGGGTAGGGTCGTCTGCACGCCCGAAATTCGATACTCATCGATAGCCCGGATCATTTTCTGGATTGCCTCCGCCCGGTCTTGTCCGTAGGTGATCAGTTTGGCAATCATCGGATCGTAATGGATCGGAATGGTCATACCCTGCTCGAAGCCATCGTCCACGCGCACCCCATTCCCCTGTGGGCGGACATAGGTTTGCAGGGTACCTACGTCGGGCAAAAAGTTGGTGGCGGGATCTTCAGCGTAGACCCGCACCTCCACGGCATGGCCATGGATAGTCAGATCCTTTTGCCTGATGGGTAGCTCTTTCCCTTCGGCAATGTAAATCATCTGCTTCACCAGGTCCACGCCCGTAATCAGCTCAGTCACCGGATGTTCTACCTGCAGGCGGGTGTTCATCTCCAGAAAATAAAAATTAAGCGCCTCATCCACGATAAACTCCACGGTGCCGGCCCCAAAATAGTTGCAGGCTCGCGCTACCTCTACCGCGCTGCGCCCCATCGCTTCCCGGATTTCGGGGGTAAGTACCGCCGATGGCGCCTCCTCGACCACTTTCTGATGGCGGCGCTGGACAGAGCATTCGCGCTCGAACAGATGGATGATGTTGCCGTGCTGGTCGCCCAGTACCTGAATTTCGATGTGCTTGGGCGAGGTGATGTACTTTTCAATGAATACAGATCCGTCGCCAAACGACGACACCGCTTCGCTCACCGCCCGATCCATCTGCTCATCGAATTCCTCCGGCTTTCCCACTATCCGCATCCCTTTGCCGCCCCCGCCCGCGCTGGCTTTGATCAGGATGGGATAGCCGATTTGCTCCGAAATCTGTTTGGCTTCGGTGCGGTCAGTGATGGCTCCCGCGGTGCCGGGTACCATCGGAATGTCATACTGCGCGGCAGCCTGCTTGGCCGCCAGCTTACTGCCCATCACTTCGATGGATTCGGGCGAAGGGCCGATGAAAATAAGCCCGGCTTCCCGTACCTGACGGGCAAAAGCGGCATTTTCAGACAAAAAACCGTAGCCGGGATGGATGGCATCAGCACCCAGCCGCTGGGCCGCTTCGATGATTTTGTCGCCCCGTAAATACGATTCTGACGAGGGTGGCGGGCCAATGCATACGGCCTCGTCGGCGTAGCGTACGTGCAGGGCCAGGCGGTCGGCTTCGCTGTATACGGCTACGGTGGCGATGTTCATTTCGCGCGCGGTACGCATGACCCGCAGTGCAATTTCGCCCCGGTTGGCAACCAGTATTTTTTTTATCTCGGGCATCCGGTTTTAATTTTCAATGAAGGGATAAGTGCAGGTGGTTTCTAGCCTGATGCGATCAGCCAAATGTAGCAAATTGCGTACAGGCCGCGCAACATTGATTTTTTTTCTTACATTTAAATAGGATTCCATAGAGAATTGGCTGGGAACACACTTTTATGATTTTGCCACAAATTCAGAAGCCTTTGGGATGAAAGACGCGACCAGGGGTATCCTAATGTTCTGACACTAAGGAAACTGATACTATGTCAATATTTTTTCTAATTTTGCACTTAATTGCTATTAAAATCATTCAATAACCCATATAAACTAGTACGAAGTGGATATTTTTGAGAAACTGCGTGACAACTGGGGACCCATCGGTACGCCCGCCAAGATGCTGAACAGCCACCACTATTTTTCATTTCCGATGCTGGAAGGTGAGCTCGGCCCCCGGATGCAGTTCATGGGTCGCGAGGTACTCAACTGGAGCCTGAACAACTACCTGGGCCTGGCCAACCATCCCGAAGTCCGCCAGGCCGACACCGAGGCTACGGCCAAGTGGGGCCTGGCCTACCCGATGGGCGCCCGCATGATGTCGGGCAACTCGGTACTACACGAAACGTTCGAAAAAGAGCTGGCCGAATTCGTGGGCAAAACCGATGCCTTCCTCTTGAACTACGGCTACCAGGGTGTGGTGTCTATAATCGAAAGTGTGTGCGACCACCGCGATGTAATCGTGTACGATGCTGAGTCACACGCTTGTATTATCGACGGAGTGCGCCTGCACAAGGCCAAAATGGGGCAGTACTACAAGTTCAATCACAACGACATGGACAGCCTCGAAAAAAATCTCAAGCGGGCTACCAAGATGGCCGATGCCAAGGGAGGCGGAGTACTGGTCATTACCGAAGGAGTTTTTGGCATGTCAGGCAAGGTAGGTGATTTGAAAGCGATCGCCGAATTGAAAAAACAGTACAAATTCCGGCTGTTTGTGGATGATGCCCACGGGTTTGGTACCATGGGTCCGACGGGTGCGGGGGTAGGTGAACAACTGGGCGTGCAGGACGCCATTGACCTGTACTTCTCAACCTTCGCCAAATCCATGGCTGCCATTGGGGGCTTTGTGGCGTCCAACGATCCTGATATCATCATGTACCTCAAGTATAACATGCGTTCGCAGACGTACGCCAAGGCGCTGCCCATGCCCTACGTAGAAGGTTGCCGTCACCGCCTGAAAATGCTGAAGGCCATGCCTGAGCTGCGCGAGAATTTGTGGAAAATCGTGAATGCCATGCAGAGTGGCCTTCGGGCTAGGGGCTTCAATATTGGTGAAACGGAATCGCAGGTGACACCTGTCTTTTTGCACAGCGAAGGAGGTATCCCCGAAGTGACCCGTATGGTGCGTGACCTGCGCGAAAATATGGGTGTTTTCTGTTCCATTGTGGTGTACCCGGTGGTACCTAAAGGCCAAATCATGCTGCGCATTATTCCTACTGCCGCGCATACGCTGGCGGATGTCGAGTACACCCTGGATGCTTTTACAACCCTGGCCGAGAAACTAAAGAACCGGGTGTACCAGGTTGAAGAAGTACGCGAGATTGCCTAGTCAAAAAATGGCCCTAAATGCTTAACAGGGCCATTTTTTGTAGAAATAAACCCTGTTTTTTTAACCGTTTGCTCAAAATATGAATTTGGTTATTGGTCTGAATTTCAGATGATTATGAGATTTTGTCCAACTCCTTGTACTTTTTGAAGTGTTTTTTTTGATTAATTAAGTTGGTAGAAAGGTATTAATTGTTAAATTTCGATCAAAACGGGCTCTAAAAGCCCATTTAGCGCATTTTTCAACTAAAAAAAACCTTTTAATTATGGGACGATTTGAAGAAGTAAAGAAATTAGTAATGTCGCTCGAAGGAGACTTCGACAAATTCTACGATAAGAAAAATCAGGCTGCGGGTACCCGCGTTCGCAAAGGAATGCAGGAGCTGAAAACCATGGCGCAGGAAATTCGTAGCGAAGTGCAAAACATGAAGAATTCCGAAGGCGCTTAGGCGTTCATGTCTTCATAAAAGCGGCCCGATTCAGGTAAGAATCGGGCCGCTTTTTTATGTGGGTGCCTGGCTATGTAGCAGCTCCTGAAACCGCTGTAGGATTGATTGGATTTATCTTTACTCAAAACTTCTCCTGGTTCATCAGCGTAGCCATTCCGCGGGTGGTTACCTTACGGGTTTGGTTATCCAGGATTTCGGTGCGTATCTCGGCCGTATGTTTGTCAGGATTAATACTCTCGATGGTAAAAACCGCTTCGTAGTCGGTATCCACAAACATGGGCCGCATGAAATTCAGGGTTTGGCCCAGATAGACTGAGCCATAGCCCGGAAATTCGGTTCCCAGGACTTTGGTGAACACACTTGCCCCTAACATACCGTGAATGATGGGGCGCTTGAACGCGGTAGTAGCCGCAAAATCGGCATCCAGGTGCAAAGGGTTCGTATCGCCGGTAACACGGGCAAAGGCTTCAACATCGGCCTGACTGAATCGGAACGCGTGCGTAAAGCTACTGCCGGGCTGGGATTCAATATTCATAAGATATTACAAAGGCTTTGGGAAATCAGTTAAGATGAAATTTAACGCTTATTCGATACCTCCCATCCAGTTTTTGATCGGCTTGTAAAGGAGGATCATCAGGATACCGAAACCGACTCCAAACAGGCACACCTGCAGGAACAGGCTGGGCATTTCGGCCACATTGCCTTCGTTGAAGTTGCCGGCGAACAGGCCCGCAATCAGATTGCCCAGTGAAGCCGCCACGAACCACAGGCCCATCATCTGGCTGTAATACTTTTTGGGAGCCAGTTTGGTGTAGGTACTCAGTCCGACGGGACTCAGGAACAGTTCGCCCAGCGTATGGAACAGGTAGGTGAATACCAGCCAGCCCAGGCCTACCTTCATGCCTTCTACGGCGTACTGAGCGGCCCAGTACATGATGAAGAAGCCAAAGCCCATTTGGATGAGTCCCAGGCCGAATTTAACGGGTACGTAGGGATTCATATGTTTTCTGTTCAGGTAGATCCATAAAGCGCCAATGGGAGCGGAAAAAACCAGAATAAAGAAGGCGTTGGCATTTTGGAACCATGAGGCGGGCATTTCCCAACCCGCAATGAAACGGTCGGTGTGGCGGTCGGCGAAAATGGTAAGCGAGGAGCCCGCCTGCTCGAAGCCCGACCAGAAAAGGGCTGCCCCCATGAAGAAAACAAACAGGACACCTACCCGCTTGCGCTCGACCACGCTCAGTGATTTGTCGAACATGCCGATGTACAAAAAGTAGCAGATCGTGATGGTAATGATAACGTACTTCATCACATTGGCCAGCGAAACGGCATCCAGAACTCCGGTCAGCACGAGCGTAGTCAGAAAGGCCAGCGCCCCCGCTACTACGTACAGAAAAGTGGGTTTGCTCTTTACTTCAGGCGGTTCGCCCAGGCCTTCAAGCGCTCCGCTGTTGAGCCGGAACACCACTACGCCCAAGAACATCGCCACGGCTGCCGCGCCGAAGCCATAATGCCAGCCGACTTTTTCGCCCAGGTACCCTACCACGGTCATGCCCAGAAAAGAGCCCAGGTTGATGCCAATATAAAAGATAGAAAAACCGGCGTCGCGCCGGGCTCCGCCTTCGGGATACAGGTTGCCGACAATGGAACTGATATTGGCTTTCAGAAGTCCCGTGCCCAGGGCAACCGTACAAAGTCCCAGAAAGAAAATGGTACTACTGCCCGGAATGGCTAGGATAAGGTGGCCCAGCATAATGACGATACCGCCCCACCAGATGGCTTTTTTCTGCCCCAGCATATTATCGGCGATCCAGCCACCCGGTAGAGTCAGGAGGTACACTGAGGAAGTGTAAAGCCCGTAAATGGCACCGCCCGTTTGTTCCGGAAGCCCCAACGCCCCTTCCGAAGCCGATTTGATCAGATACAGCAGCAGGATGGCCCGCATGCCATAGAAACTGAAGCGTTCCCACATTTCGGTAAAAAACAGGACATACAAGCCACGCGGGTGCTTTTGGGGAGGAGTTGTTGTAGCCATTTAGTTAGGGAAGACCGGGTCGCCGGTGCGATTGAAAGTGACTTCTTGGGTTAATTCTACACGATGTTAATCTCCGCAAGATAGTAATTCTGCGAAAATTACCAATTTACCCACTGTCGCATGGCGTTCGTTGGGTAATCGGCGGTTTTTTAAAACGAAACAAACGTTCATTCCGTGTTTTGCCGTACTTTGCGCTTTTTGATTTTCCTATCATACACCGCATGTCGCTACGCAACGCCCTGAATGCCTACGCTTTGTTCAGTCACGTAATTCTCACGGAAAAGCCGTTTCGAAAACTCGATTTTACGGCGGCCAACGTTGATCTGCCTACCCTAGATCTGACCGATACCGACGCATTTTCCGCCTATGTCTTTGGTACTTTGCTGGAAGACAGCCGGTACGTAGGGGTAGGTGGCTACGACGAACACCGCGTCATTTACCGCCGCTCGGCGCACTTCGGCGACTACGCCGAGGAAGGCCGTTGCATTCACCTGGGTGTGGATATTTGGGCCGATGCGCTGACGCCCGTATACGCGCCGCTGCCGGGCGTGGTCCATAGCGTGGCCTTCAATGACAACTTTGGAGATTACGGGCCGACTATCATTCTACGGCACGAACTGGATGGTATGGCTTTTCATACCCTATACGGTCACCTGACGCTGGATTCCCTGCAAGAAATAGCCGAAGGAAACGAAATACAGGCGGGTCAACACATTGCGGCCATCGGCAATTACCCTGAAAACGGCCATTGGCCTCCGCACCTGCATTTCCAGCTTATCACCGACCTGGGCGACTATCGGGGCGACTATCCCGGCGTAGCTTCCCTGGCCGATCGGGGTACCTACCTGGCTAATTGTCCTGATCCTAATTTGATTTTGCGGATTGGGGAGTTGGATTAGAGTACCTTTTTTGGTTGCGAATTTGAAAGATTCTCGTCCCCTACAGCGTATTTAACGTATGCATACATCACATGGGAACACAGCTTACGATTAGGAAAGACCCAAAGTTAAATGCCGAATGTCCGGTACCTTTAGCCTACTTGGCGCAACCCTTCTCGTTGCTGGCTAGATTGACATCCAGTTGGCCAAGTTTGTCGTTTTTACCGGCTTGGCTGGGATAGAAGCAGGTATTCTTGGCTATCAACTCCTTCGTTCCTGGCTCACATAAGATGCTACAGGCCTCGCCGGATAATAGCCTCGATTGA is from Salmonirosea aquatica and encodes:
- a CDS encoding lipocalin family protein; this encodes MKNSLLSTRGSVHTTLLMALLVMAALVGCKKDSDPSPSGSDGVEGNWQITGIKVSPAQNGITDFVPLINALAGNDCFTRLTLIFKGDGTIDGKAPAGCESAEETASDQVGIEETTTWKVEGNKLILTTGTDRTEYDLSVNKSTMSLSQQEVDAGVTYTYTLELKRV
- the meaB gene encoding methylmalonyl Co-A mutase-associated GTPase MeaB, which encodes MRPRLTVDLYIEGILARNRSILSQAITLIESRLPTDRALAQRVLEGVLPYTGHSFRIGITGVPGVGKSTFIEAFGQHITSLGKTVAVLTVDPSSQRSGGSILGDKTRMETLSHNPLAYIRPSAAGGSLGGVAYRTREAMLLCEAAGFEVLLIETVGVGQSETLVHEMTDFFLLLMLAGAGDELQGIKKGIMEMADAIAITKADGPNRSVAERAVNEYQNALHLFPVAESGWTTRVVTCSALEKEGIENVWETMQRYESFTRQNGFFTKNRQNQNLDWLKSHIRQALEERFLNHPEIRAQWLAAERSVQAGEELPLSAAERLLNLFFT
- a CDS encoding 2-C-methyl-D-erythritol 4-phosphate cytidylyltransferase; this translates as MNQFAIIVAGGSGSRMNSDLPKQFLPIGGRPVLMHTLAAFRAYSEQLSIILVLPENQVESWKTLCTHYDFVLDYQLVVGGETRFHSVRNGLARIHAPEGFVAVHDGVRPFISTEIVAASFRKASDAGTAVTCVPLKDSARQLLPDGGNQSVDRTAYRLVQTPQTFRLDWMRQAFQAEPMPHFTDCASVLEQAGYPIHLIEGSYENIKITTPEDLVWAEAFLQKRKAEF
- the queA gene encoding tRNA preQ1(34) S-adenosylmethionine ribosyltransferase-isomerase QueA; amino-acid sequence: MKLSEFKFDLPQSLIALHPADRGESRLMVVHRDTGKFEHKTFGDIVDYFDDGDVMVINNTKVFPARLFGQKEKTGAKIEVFLLRELNRDMRLWDVLVDPARKIRVGNKLYFGDSDLVAEVIDNTTSRGRTIRFLYDGSHDDFMKLVDQLGETPLPPEIISRRKVENADRERFQTIYAEHVGAVAAPTAGTHFTKAIMKRLEIKGVGFAPITLHVGLGTFRSVDVEDLTKHKTDSENFQITQPSVDIVNAALDADKRVCAVGTTSLKAIESSVSASGHLKSVEGWTDRFIFPPYEFKLANSMITNFHLPESILLMSARAFGGNELIKEAYKLAIKEKYKFFTYGDAMLIL
- the accC gene encoding acetyl-CoA carboxylase biotin carboxylase subunit, with translation MPEIKKILVANRGEIALRVMRTAREMNIATVAVYSEADRLALHVRYADEAVCIGPPPSSESYLRGDKIIEAAQRLGADAIHPGYGFLSENAAFARQVREAGLIFIGPSPESIEVMGSKLAAKQAAAQYDIPMVPGTAGAITDRTEAKQISEQIGYPILIKASAGGGGKGMRIVGKPEEFDEQMDRAVSEAVSSFGDGSVFIEKYITSPKHIEIQVLGDQHGNIIHLFERECSVQRRHQKVVEEAPSAVLTPEIREAMGRSAVEVARACNYFGAGTVEFIVDEALNFYFLEMNTRLQVEHPVTELITGVDLVKQMIYIAEGKELPIRQKDLTIHGHAVEVRVYAEDPATNFLPDVGTLQTYVRPQGNGVRVDDGFEQGMTIPIHYDPMIAKLITYGQDRAEAIQKMIRAIDEYRISGVQTTLPFCRFVMEHEAFRSGKFDTHFVSKYFTSENLKSEPEPFVQELAALLTARFMAKVPASRPPVAAAGTTSKWKSRGG
- a CDS encoding aminotransferase class I/II-fold pyridoxal phosphate-dependent enzyme, producing the protein MDIFEKLRDNWGPIGTPAKMLNSHHYFSFPMLEGELGPRMQFMGREVLNWSLNNYLGLANHPEVRQADTEATAKWGLAYPMGARMMSGNSVLHETFEKELAEFVGKTDAFLLNYGYQGVVSIIESVCDHRDVIVYDAESHACIIDGVRLHKAKMGQYYKFNHNDMDSLEKNLKRATKMADAKGGGVLVITEGVFGMSGKVGDLKAIAELKKQYKFRLFVDDAHGFGTMGPTGAGVGEQLGVQDAIDLYFSTFAKSMAAIGGFVASNDPDIIMYLKYNMRSQTYAKALPMPYVEGCRHRLKMLKAMPELRENLWKIVNAMQSGLRARGFNIGETESQVTPVFLHSEGGIPEVTRMVRDLRENMGVFCSIVVYPVVPKGQIMLRIIPTAAHTLADVEYTLDAFTTLAEKLKNRVYQVEEVREIA
- a CDS encoding histone H1, producing MGRFEEVKKLVMSLEGDFDKFYDKKNQAAGTRVRKGMQELKTMAQEIRSEVQNMKNSEGA
- a CDS encoding MaoC family dehydratase, yielding MNIESQPGSSFTHAFRFSQADVEAFARVTGDTNPLHLDADFAATTAFKRPIIHGMLGASVFTKVLGTEFPGYGSVYLGQTLNFMRPMFVDTDYEAVFTIESINPDKHTAEIRTEILDNQTRKVTTRGMATLMNQEKF
- a CDS encoding peptide MFS transporter; this encodes MATTTPPQKHPRGLYVLFFTEMWERFSFYGMRAILLLYLIKSASEGALGLPEQTGGAIYGLYTSSVYLLTLPGGWIADNMLGQKKAIWWGGIVIMLGHLILAIPGSSTIFFLGLCTVALGTGLLKANISSIVGNLYPEGGARRDAGFSIFYIGINLGSFLGMTVVGYLGEKVGWHYGFGAAAVAMFLGVVVFRLNSGALEGLGEPPEVKSKPTFLYVVAGALAFLTTLVLTGVLDAVSLANVMKYVIITITICYFLYIGMFDKSLSVVERKRVGVLFVFFMGAALFWSGFEQAGSSLTIFADRHTDRFIAGWEMPASWFQNANAFFILVFSAPIGALWIYLNRKHMNPYVPVKFGLGLIQMGFGFFIMYWAAQYAVEGMKVGLGWLVFTYLFHTLGELFLSPVGLSTYTKLAPKKYYSQMMGLWFVAASLGNLIAGLFAGNFNEGNVAEMPSLFLQVCLFGVGFGILMILLYKPIKNWMGGIE
- a CDS encoding peptidoglycan DD-metalloendopeptidase family protein, with protein sequence MSLRNALNAYALFSHVILTEKPFRKLDFTAANVDLPTLDLTDTDAFSAYVFGTLLEDSRYVGVGGYDEHRVIYRRSAHFGDYAEEGRCIHLGVDIWADALTPVYAPLPGVVHSVAFNDNFGDYGPTIILRHELDGMAFHTLYGHLTLDSLQEIAEGNEIQAGQHIAAIGNYPENGHWPPHLHFQLITDLGDYRGDYPGVASLADRGTYLANCPDPNLILRIGELD